The Chryseobacterium sp. LJ668 genome segment GCAAACTATGCTGAAAATTTAAATTATAAAAGGTTCTGGCTTGCCGAACATCATAATATGGAAAGTATTGCCAGTTCTGCAACCTCTGTTCTGATCGGTTTTATTGCGAATGGTACAAAGAAAATCAGAGTCGGTTCAGGAGGCATTATGCTTCCCAATCACAGTTCGCTCGTCATTGCCGAACAATTTGGTACCTTAGAATCACTTTTCCCCGGAAGAATTGATCTCGGTTTGGGAAGGGCTCCCGGAACAGATGGTTTGACGGCCCAGGCTTTAGGAAGAAATCCGGCCATCATTAATGAGCAGTTTCCGAGACAGATTTTAGAATTACAAAAATATTTTTCCAAAGAAAACTCAAACGCATTGGTTCGTGCAATTCCCGGTGAAGGTTTAGATATTCCGATGTATATTTTAGGATCGAGTACAGATAGTGCGTGGCTGGCTGCTGAGTTTGGACTTCCGTATGCTTTCGCGGGACATTTTGCTCCGGATCAAATGGAAATGGCTTTTAAAATTTATAAAGAGCATTTTGAGCCTTCAAAATATCTGGATAAACCATATATCATCGCATGTGTAAACGGAATTGCTGCCGAAACATCGGAAGAGGCAAAGTTTCTTTCTACGACTTTGTTTCAGGCATTTATTAATATTATCAGAAACGACCGCAAGCCTTTTCCAGAACCGATAACTGATATGGATGATATTTGGAATCCGATGGAGAAAGCGATGGTTTTAAAAATGTTAAAATTCAGTTTTGTAGGAGATCAAACTCAAATAGCAGAGCAATTGAGCGATTTTCAGGAAAAATATCAGGTTGATGAATTGATGATTAATTCTCATATCTACGACCATCAGAAAAGATTGAATTCTTATCAATTAATCCGACAAGCGACCGAGTCACTCTTCAAAGCTTAACAATCTGTACATATTAATTGTTGA includes the following:
- a CDS encoding LLM class flavin-dependent oxidoreductase, which gives rise to MKNFEISVLDLAPVKQGKSINNTFQDSLSLANYAENLNYKRFWLAEHHNMESIASSATSVLIGFIANGTKKIRVGSGGIMLPNHSSLVIAEQFGTLESLFPGRIDLGLGRAPGTDGLTAQALGRNPAIINEQFPRQILELQKYFSKENSNALVRAIPGEGLDIPMYILGSSTDSAWLAAEFGLPYAFAGHFAPDQMEMAFKIYKEHFEPSKYLDKPYIIACVNGIAAETSEEAKFLSTTLFQAFINIIRNDRKPFPEPITDMDDIWNPMEKAMVLKMLKFSFVGDQTQIAEQLSDFQEKYQVDELMINSHIYDHQKRLNSYQLIRQATESLFKA